A region from the Manihot esculenta cultivar AM560-2 chromosome 13, M.esculenta_v8, whole genome shotgun sequence genome encodes:
- the LOC110629205 gene encoding nuclear transcription factor Y subunit B-3 — MAARRNQTSPVGSPTSGNISDSSSKEQDRFLPIANVSRIMKKSLPANAKISKEAKETVQECVSEFISFITGEASDKCQKEKRKTINGDDLLWAMTTLGFENYVGPLKVYLNKYRETEGEKNSMARQEDHQSPPPAAAAGAGGNSSDNHGNEMNKVNGYVSTEVDFQGFNSGFYSLGAQVSRKSSYGENSRFVGYGDHLVDAAASFNMNRKRENGDANNNRPMAAHIHHGVEW; from the coding sequence ATGGCTGCAAGAAGGAACCAAACCAGCCCCGTCGGAAGCCCCACCTCCGGGAACATCTCCGACAGCTCTTCCAAAGAGCAAGATCGTTTCCTTCCCATCGCTAACGTTAGTCGTATCATGAAGAAATCCCTCCCTGCAAATGCGAAAATATCCAAAGAAGCTAAAGAAACTGTTCAAGAATGCGTCTCTGAGTTCATAAGCTTCATCACCGGTGAAGCTTCCGATAAGTGCCAAAAGGAGAAGAGGAAGACCATAAATGGCGATGATCTTTTGTGGGCTATGACCACACTGGGTTTTGAGAATTATGTTGGACCCTTGAAGGTTTATCTTAACAAGTATAGAGAAACTGAAGGAGAGAAAAATTCCATGGCTAGACAAGAAGATCACCAGTCTCCTCCTCCAGCAGCCGCCGCTGGTGCTGGTGGTAATTCCAGCGACAACCATGGTAATGAAATGAACAAAGTAAATGGCTATGTATCAACAGAGGTGGATTTTCAAGGATTCAACAGTGGATTCTATTCGCTTGGGGCACAAGTAAGTCGAAAATCGAGCTATGGAGAGAACTCAAGGTTCGTTGGCTATGGAGATCATCTGGTGGATGCCGCAGCTTCTTTCAATATGAACAGGAAACGTGAAAATGGAGATGCTAATAACAATAGACCTATGGCTGCTCATATTCATCATGGGGTTGAATggtag